From Caloenas nicobarica isolate bCalNic1 chromosome 18, bCalNic1.hap1, whole genome shotgun sequence, a single genomic window includes:
- the C18H17orf67 gene encoding uncharacterized protein C17orf67 homolog — MKKLLVFVSCLVLMTTLTDTSPILTEKDAKQMLRTRREDRPRKAGFPDEPMREYMLYLQRLEQRSEEQFLEHWLNPHCFPHCNRDLVHPV, encoded by the exons ATGAAGAAGTTACTTGTGTTTGTCTCCTGTTTGGTCCTGATGACCACTCTTACAG aCACTTCACCAATTTTGACTGAAAAAGATGCCAAACAGATGCTGAGAACTCGTCGTGAAGACAGACCGAGAAAAGCTGGTTTCCCTGATGAGCCAATGAGG gaGTATATGCTTTACCTCCAGCGCTTGGAGCAGAGATCAGAAGAACAATTCCTTGAGCACTGGTTGAATCCGCATTGCTTCCCACACTGCAACAGGGATCTCGTGCATCCAGTCTAA
- the DGKE gene encoding diacylglycerol kinase epsilon yields the protein MEGTGSRSGNPSSVVADWSLVFWTLCAVILPVLITLWCSFQRSRRQVLIRDIFRKSKHDWHYTDLFGQPSYCCVCAQHILQGAFCNCCGLRVSEGCLKKADQLFLCKEIMMRSNGGAHGSMPHHWIRGNVPLCSCCMICKQQCGTQPKLCDYRCVWCQCTVHDECMMDCLKTEECTFGEFRDLIIPPYYLSTINQMRKDKRTNYENVVPYCRKHWMPIIILANTRSGNNMGETLLGEFKILLNPVQVFDLSNITPAKALQLCTLLPCNAVRVLVCGGDGTVGWVLDAIDEMKIKGQERYIPQVAILPLGTGNDLSNTLGWGAGYAGEVPVEQILRNVTEADGIKLDRWKVQVTNKGYYNLRKPKVFTMNNYFSIGPDALMALNFHSHREKTPSLFSSRIINKAVYFFYGTKDCLVQECKDLNKKVELELDGERIELPSLEGIIVLNIGYWGGGCRLWEGMGDEPYPLARHDDGLLEVVGVHGSFHCAQIQVKLANPVRLGQAHTVRLILKSSKMPMQVDGEPWAQGPCTVTITHKTHALMLYHSGEQTDDEASSMSEQDHVREQTDEDV from the exons ATggaagggacagggagcagaagcgGTAACCCCTCCTCAGTCGTCGCGGACTGGAGTTTGGTGTTTTGGACTCTCTGCGCCGTGATCCTGCCCGTGCTCATCACCTTGTGGTGCAGCTTCCAGCGGTCCCGGCGGCAGGTGTTGATCCGAGACATCTTTCGCAAGAGCAAGCACGACTGGCACTACACCGACCTCTTCGGCCAGCCCTCCTACTGCTGCGTGTGCGCCCAGCACATTCTTCAGGGCGCCTTCTGCAACTGCTGCGGCCTGCGTGTCAGCGAGGGATGCCTCAAGAAGGCCGACCAGCTTTTTCTCTGCAAGGAGATCATGATGAGGAGCAATGGTGGAGCCCACGGCTCGATGCCGCACCACTGGATCAGAGGCAACGTCccgctctgcagctgctgtatGATATGCAAACAACAGTGCGGCACGCAGCCCAAGCTCTGCGACTACAG GTGTGTGTGGTGTCAATGCACTGTACATGATGAATGCATGATGGATTGTTTGAAGACTGAGGAGTGTACGTTTGGAGAATTCAGAGACTTAATTATTCCACCGTACTATTTGTCTACAATCAACCAGATGCGCAAAGACAAAAGAACCAATTATGAAAAC GTAGTACCTTACTGCAGAAAACACTGGATGCCAATAATCATACTGGCTAATACTCGTAGTGGAAACAACATGGGTGAAACTTTACTAGGAgaatttaaaattctgctgaaCCCTGTTCAG GTGTTTGATCTCAGCAACATCACACCTGCTAAAGCACTCCAGCTTTGTACCTTGCTGCCTTGCAATGCCGTCAGGGTTCTTGTCTGCGGTGGGGATGGCACAGTAGGCTGGGTCCTGGATGCAATCGATGAAATGAAGATAAAG GGGCAAGAACGTTATATTCCACAAGTCGCAATTTTACCTCTGGGAACAGGTAACGACCTGTCTAATACACTGGGCTGGGGTGCAGGTTATGCTGGAGAAGTCCCTGTAGAACAAATCTTACGAAATGTCACGGAGGCAGATGGAATCAAACTAGACAG ATGGAAGGTACAGGTAACAAACAAAGGATACTACAACTTAAGGAAACCAAAG GTATTCACCATGAACAACTACTTTTCTATAGGACCTGATGCTCTCATGGCTTTAAATTTTCATTCTCATCGTGAGAAGACTCcctctctgttttccagcagaattATTAATAAG gctgtttattttttttatggaaCCAAAGACTGCCTAGTACAAGAATGTAAAGATCTTAACAAAAAGGTTGAG CTAGAGTTGGATGGCGAGAGAATCGAGTTGCCCAGTTTGGAAGGCATCATTGTTCTGAATATTGGATACTGGGGAGGTGGCTGTAGGCTCTGGGAAGGAATGGGTGACGAACCTTATCCCTTGGCGAG ACATGATGATGGACTTCTGGAGGTTGTTGGCGTTCATGGTTCTTTCCACTGCGCACAGATTCAGGTGAAACTAGCAAATCCTGTTCGCCTGGGGCAGGCACACACAGTCAGG CTGATCTTGAAGAGTTCCAAGATGCCGATGCAGGTGGATGGAGAGCCGTGGGCTCAGGGGCCCTGCACTGTTACCATCACTCATAAGACACACGCACTGATGTTGTATCACTCAGGTGAACAAACAGATGACGAAGCTTCCAGCATGTCTGAGCAAGACCATGTGAGAGAACAGACAGATGAAGATGTATAG